actTTTAGGCCATcaaaaatacgaaaataaGTCAAATATTGGCTAAGAGTCAATTTATAAGACGCAAAATCACACAAAAAGCAACGTTTTttacataactttttattttgccaatttatttgaaaagccCTTTGgtaacgtttaaaaataattttcgagACTATTCAACAGTTACATAATTTGAAAGCTCTGGTTTATTGCTACTCTGTGCATAATCCCGATATCACGCGTAGGTCAATTAAAAAGTACAGTGTATTTGTGATTCgacttatttaattacagtCGCATTGTAGAGTTGTCCCCGCATTGTTGGCgccttaattataaatatagtattcAACCCATATATTGGTCGTTAAGTTTTTAAACGACTGTGTATCGGTTAGGGTATCGTTAGTCGTAGTGACGTGCTCGCGGCAATCGTTCGTGTTCTCACATCGATTTATTTATTCGCGATTATTCGTGTGGAATATTTTCGAACTCATCGTGTACCCACTTCCTTCGATAACGTATCGCTGGATGTAGCCAATGCTGGATGATATAAgccattacaaaataaacgtcCGTTAAATGATTGTGCAAAACAAAATGAGAACGTTTAAtgtgctttttattttatttgtgctTTACGAAACTGGAGTATGTTTGAAAAAGGGAGATGTCGGTGTTTGCGTTAGGacaatgtaagtttttttttggttgaTCACTTGTTACATTCATGTCTAAACGAATTTCTGGCGATGACATTTTGTGACGGgtttttatgtaagttttcGTCCGTAAGAGCTTGAGGATTGAGCTTTCTTAATGCATATAAATACAAGCTTTTTGTGAAAACTCACGGAAGTAATCTTCTAAGTATTAACAATCATCCCGGTTCTTCTATTATATAGAGTTTTGTTCATTgttttctaaatgtttttaacttaTCAAGCATGTTTCAGTTGTCACTATTTACTGGAACCCTGTTTTAGATAGTTTGCCGAACAGTCAAATAACGTACAGGTTGTTGACTATTGTTTTGACAGTGATTACAACGGATGTAATTTATCATCCTTCATATTTGTAATTACAGAGATTAACAACAGCGTGAATTGTTGAATGTTCAAATACGTTTGCTAAATTCTTAAGGTTTATtacaacattaattatataggtaaattgatttattaatgacCTTGGGTCATCTCAAAGTGTATCGTTATCAATATGAACTAAATTAACAATAGCCTCAGTAACTGAAGGATAACATTAAGTAATATTGTGCTTTATTAGAGTCGTTCATAACATGAACGACTTGATCGATTTTAGAAACGAAAgtgtaatttgatttatgtttTCCCTAACATCATggattttatacaataacttttaatgtaatctcattattttttcagGTTGGTCAGTGGACGGACGCCTCGAGAAAGACAGGtaagataattattatgttgaGTGAAGAGTTATCTCATCTCTTTGGTTGACAAGGAGTTTGTGTTCTGCCAAAGAGGTGACATACTGGCCACTAAGACTTTTGCCTTTTTCGGTtgagaataaaatatagagtAAAAAGAGAGAATCGCGCGGGAAGTGGAAGCGCTTACAGCGTGTGTATTTTTGTccagttttttaatattaactgacgattaaaacaatcttactaatattataaatgcgaatgtttggatggatgtaagTTTCTTAGAAGGtttctccagaacggctgcgtggatcgctgaaatttgacatgtagatgtagaacatagtccggaatacatagactacttatttagttttttttaattacgcgcggatgaagttgcgtgcgacagctagttttctaatatttctttaaccATTTAACTAAGCTTTTACTAGGATATAATTGACTATAACAGTCTAATGCTGAATTGGAACTTATGACCACTAAATGGGATGTGTTTACTCTTAGTCATTAAGACATTGGCGCATATTACTATGTATGTTAATATGTTtctatgtaaatgttttaaatgcaCAAAGAACATCCTGTCGATAAGTTTATGGGGATAAGTTCGGgatacagtttattttttattataaacgcaTATGATTCATGCAGTATTGAGTGTAATGGGAACAATCGACCTCTGTAACCACCACAGTATGATGAAACACCGGATAAGTGAAGTTCAAAGGACaaacactaaattaaattgctgtttataacaaaaatacgtGTGTTTTTTGGGCTCGTCTTGTTTTTCACAACTGTCCCGAAGTATGCATGTTCCATTGTGACTTCGAGTAGCCTAAGAGTTGTCATTTGTTTCGTATTCTACAACGTAATGAATTATTATCTTGGAAAGAGTACTGATCTGTCATGTACAATCagcagtttttaaaaataactacaacgttttaattagtgaaataattttgaaattcatgtgaaatttgttttaatattgtttccaATATACTCAACAATGCGACGCAAAATACTAAAAAGCATTCTTATCACCTTTGTGACATTTACCACCgcaatagttataaatagtacgATACaagttatgtttattatacgTTTGTTGTTATTTAGTGGCAAAAGTTGTAATCGTGTACACAAAGATAAAGGTTTACCTTATCTACCTTTTATAGATGTAGGACttgaaaattaatagtttGTAATGTTTCAATTTGCAGGTTAAAGAAAAGCTCGTGTGCTGTCCGAGCTGGAAGTACGACTCCCGCAGTAAGAAATGCATCTACTACTGTAGATTCGGTTGCGAAAGAGGGAAATGCGTGGGCCCCGACAAGTGCAGCTGCGACCCACCGCTGCAGCTGGTCGATCACAAGTGCGTGGAGCCTCAGTGTGACCCGCCCTGCCAACACGGACAATGTCATCCAAACAACACTTGCATTTGTGGTGCAGATTTCGAGAAAATTAATTCGTCATATTGTGCACCTAAATGCGACCCTGGATATGAACGTCAGTGCATCAACGGGTCCTGCGATTCCGATATCGATACTGATCCGATAATGTGTAGACCGGTGTGTGACCCAGAGTGCGTTCATGGAGATTGCATTGCGCCCGACGTCTGCAGATGTCACGAAGGATATAAGAATGACAACTCTTCAGAGTGCACGCCGGTGTGCGAATCGTGCGGCAACGGCACATGTGTAGCTCCTAACAACTGTCAATGCTTCAAAGGTTATTCACGAGATGAACGAGGGTCGTGCATACCTCATTGTGAGACTCCTTGTGTCAACGGTTCTTGCTCAGCTCCAGGCGTTTGCTCCTGTCCACAAAATTATACTCTAGAACATACTGTAGAAAACAACACTACGGTAGATAAATGCGTGCCAGTTTGTTCACAAACCTGCGTCAATGCCTACTGCGAGTCACCAAATACCTGTGCCTGTGAGCCTGGCTACGTGAAAATAAGTGGGAGCTCCACGATTTGTCGCAAGGAATGCGATGGACCGTGTGAAAATGGTATTTGCACATTATTCGGACATTGCGACTGTAATCAAGATTTTCAACTTGAAAATGGAACCTGTGTTCCTGCAAATATGTACGTTGTTTTATctataatacttttttgtttctgGTAAAACTAACTGAACTTATCTGatgttttagaaataaatctgCACAACAACATGCATAATAATCTATTCATGATGACAATTTAGGTGATGTTGATAATTATAAGGGAttagaataattaatacaatttgtaCTGTATTTGTAGAACTAAGTTGGATTGCGAGGCGTGCGGGGGGCACTGTATAGCGGGTGACTGCCGCTGCGACGACGACAGCCCGTGCTCCATGACTGCTGCTGTAGAAACTGCTGAGATCGAGTCCTCCGCCAGGTTTGTTGACATTGGTTTTAAATGATAGTGATAAATGACCACATGTCTACGTTAGAAGAAAATTAGTATGGTCAGAATAAGGTATCGAGCAATTATGTGACAAATTGTAAATCAATTTGAAGGATAAACCAAAAACAATGTTTCTACATGTGGGCTAATAATTTTCAAGTGAGGCTACACGTTAGTGTAGCTATTAAGCTATTTACAAAATTCTGTTTAAAGAAATGATTTTACACTTGCTTTGTCATTAGAAGTATTTACTTACAATATCTTTCCTTATGCCTAATTTACATTACGCCATTATAGAAGTACAGTACTGCTGGCTGAAACCACgcatactattttttattatgttcacttatttggaaaaaaaaaactgctttCAGATTAGCCGGTTTGGAGATATCGTGGGTTGTAGGAGGTGCCGTGAGCTTACTTTTGCTTACTCTAATGATTGCTGTTTTCGGACACATGTGGAAGAGGAGGAAGGAATATGGAGTCAAAGCCACTGACAATAATGGTAAgtgtttaatacatttaaaaatagaaactaataaattatgtaatattagaattaaaagAAGGAAATGAATGTTCAAACTAAGCAttatttacagttttagtattctatattttacgGCGGTATTGAAAAACTCCAAGGTGTGAAACCGATTTTTTTTGCAGATGGTGCGTTCAGTAGTGTGGCGTATACTGTACCAGGTACCCTCTTAACTATGGGAGATGGGAGAAAAGAGGCCAGAGATAATGAATATGACGCAGTGAACGACGAAGATCCGAGCCGAGCTGCCGCCGAAGCGTTACTCGAAGACAAAAACGATCCCGACGTATAACGCAGTGTTACAAATGAGGGTTTTCACAATCGAAACAAAACTATTTGTATCTATAAAAGTGTTTCGGTGGTTAAATTTCCTGGTTACAGTGATATTTAAATGGCGTGACACTTGCATGCGAATCCTATTGCTATCTCGGGAATGAGAGGGATCTCATTAACTGGTGTCGCGACAGTGGAATTTCGTAGTTATCACAAATATTGACagtacaaataataaacataataaaataaaacaataaacatttcaaattatgtttattttgaaaaacgagttccaaatttaaaaattttgaaaaaggaATATTAATTGAAGAACTTTgagaattgtatttatattgacTTGAGTAAACGTTAGTTTCTAAGACCAAGatctgtatgaaacatatcgtcatccctgtcattatctttgacaaaacagagataacaatatgttttaaactgggattttggtctcagaaactcatgataagtgattatttttgaatgcatgaagatttatttattttaatttcataactaTTTCGTGGCTATAAATTACTAATAGCTACTTACTATTTAACTACGAgtatatttgtaaacattgCATAAttgcataatattatttttatccagTATTGttgatgtttattatttgaaaaaaataaaattactaaataatttcaattttacaaaattccaAACATAATTGCCGTCAAAAGATTTTAATCGAACTGtcgtaatgaaaaattattaataattttatattataaatagaaaaagaatttcatgcaaagaaaaaagttttaaaaaatgtttaataatttcactgtaatttagatatttttgtataatttattgtataggTTATAAACAACTATTGGTAAACTAAAtgaatactaaattattttgtttttcttttagtcATAAGTGTATAGTCACTAATCCTAGGACTTAATAGATTATCGACCTTTGGAAGGTACTTTAGAACATTTTAcacgaataaaataaacgttatttgccttgtgataatattaattggtttaaaatatttcatttgtaatttttgttcaaattgagtaaatataataaataacaatttttaaaaataaatgtgtttttttagtaagtaataaatatttaaacgaatatcaatacttattttaaatacttatacaggattatttttaatacttatacgATCTTAAAtgctttttcatttttttttaaattaacaatgacaaagttattaacgaattaaaattaaaaaatcctgTAAAAACAATCACggacacaatttttttaatcgattcacaaaatgttattaatttttttttatgatttcaatgtatattataaattcatttctattaccatttattacataaataaataaaatatatacgcGACTTTCACATTTCTTGAAACTGTAGAAAAACTACACCATGCTTGTAGTTTGAGATGTGACCCACGTGTTATATAGGCAgtcaatagttttatttttttaattaataatgtttaaacatGGAAAAAAACCACTAATAGTTTTCAGGAACCTGTCAATTGCTAATAAGTGTGTAAATTCAATGATTAAAAAACGTTCTATTAGTACTTGAAGttcgttaaaattaataatgttctcatttaaaacattttccttaacctAAACGATAAATAATCGGAATGGTATTTTAACTATGAAATGCTCCCGGCTTCGGgtgtttcataatttaatacaatgaatgataaaaaaaactttgaccaaaataacaaagaatCATTTACCATACTTACAACTTTGATGCTTGGAActtaacaaagttttattgcCTCAATCAGCTATTCTGTAGAGAGGAATTTGCAACTCACTACGTTGGTTCCTTTTAGAGGAGAGCGAAACTACAGTTTCTCTTGTGTTGTGGAGGTCCATTTTCCTCATTTAACTCTACTATATCTCAAAAACATCATTCCTTTAGAGATGCTTTTAAATAAGACAATCTTCAGTATCATAAATGAAGTTGAAACTAACAGCAGAAGAGCCCGCAATAACATCTTTTGCACAAATGTGTCTGCTCGACCGGTGTATTACCAAgatcacacagaagactggcatgaagtggaagcaattcgcGTTCCGTCTGTGAGTGTGCGTACCTGAAGCCTAAATTTGAACTTCTTCCCTTTcccacattttttataacaaagggATGGAAAGGGGTAGTGGATTTGGCAGAGGAAAGGAaacctctttctgtgcgttctcTCCTCTGTGGTATAAAGCAAAGTGTCTACAAATGTGGATATGTGGAGCAACGGTCATTTCGCAAGTTTTGCGAAGTCAAATGGCCGCTACTTCATTTTCAAtcttttggtaaaaaaattgaaatttagtttaatcaaTAAGGTGTTGAAGtttaaatttcatgaaaattaGTAATAGAATACTATAGAATATATGGTAAATACAGATACAAACAAACAGACGGATGTTATGGGAAATATtgaagt
The Papilio machaon chromosome 8, ilPapMach1.1, whole genome shotgun sequence DNA segment above includes these coding regions:
- the LOC106720314 gene encoding multiple epidermal growth factor-like domains protein 10, whose product is MTVRCNLFKMFTNFVLLAFFVCCFDVFCVDSLQPGDPGVCVVQTSYKNWRWKTFNAQLYKWCGRKRCVEKRRRKETFMLTKNQAVCCKGWGYQSEDDSCAPLCSTGCLGGRCVAPDRCHCDAPARLDPVHGNVCLLPVCDPPCRNAHCVDNNTCECDATYVRHNATHCYRCDPGYAVDENFTCSPICDRPCANGQCIGPNICGCPTGYTLKDTFTCEPVCENTCINSVCTAPNVCTCLEGYTEVNSTCIPQCDSCDHGQCVGPNVCVCDAGYTNGTSGCVPACDQTCVNGVCSAPNVCSCMEGYVKDDDFRCVTPCPKECPGGCDDDGTCLDCSVPFRLVSGRTPRERQVKEKLVCCPSWKYDSRSKKCIYYCRFGCERGKCVGPDKCSCDPPLQLVDHKCVEPQCDPPCQHGQCHPNNTCICGADFEKINSSYCAPKCDPGYERQCINGSCDSDIDTDPIMCRPVCDPECVHGDCIAPDVCRCHEGYKNDNSSECTPVCESCGNGTCVAPNNCQCFKGYSRDERGSCIPHCETPCVNGSCSAPGVCSCPQNYTLEHTVENNTTVDKCVPVCSQTCVNAYCESPNTCACEPGYVKISGSSTICRKECDGPCENGICTLFGHCDCNQDFQLENGTCVPANITKLDCEACGGHCIAGDCRCDDDSPCSMTAAVETAEIESSARLAGLEISWVVGGAVSLLLLTLMIAVFGHMWKRRKEYGVKATDNNDGAFSSVAYTVPGTLLTMGDGRKEARDNEYDAVNDEDPSRAAAEALLEDKNDPDV